Proteins encoded within one genomic window of Halocatena marina:
- the leuD gene encoding 3-isopropylmalate dehydratase small subunit, which yields MTDESSSGSVPSVEYVSGTGIPVRGNDVDTDQIIPARFMKVVTFDGLGEYAFFDQRFDSSSEGDAAPVGDDDLKEHPFNEERFQGANVLVVNANFGCGSSREHAPQALMRWGIDAVVGESFAEIFAGNCLALGIPTVTASEETIVELQNFVESNPDADISIDVTDETITYGGETVDGRVDDAQRSALVEGIWDTTTLMRMNRSEIESTATDLPYIATDD from the coding sequence ATGACTGATGAATCCAGTTCGGGGTCTGTCCCGTCGGTCGAATACGTTTCCGGAACGGGCATTCCCGTCCGTGGAAACGACGTTGACACGGACCAGATCATTCCAGCACGCTTCATGAAGGTCGTCACCTTCGATGGTCTCGGTGAGTACGCCTTCTTCGACCAGCGGTTTGACAGTTCCTCTGAGGGAGACGCTGCGCCTGTCGGTGATGACGATCTGAAAGAGCACCCGTTCAACGAAGAGCGGTTTCAGGGTGCCAACGTACTGGTAGTAAACGCCAACTTCGGGTGTGGTTCCTCTCGTGAGCACGCCCCACAGGCGCTCATGCGCTGGGGTATCGACGCCGTCGTTGGAGAGAGTTTTGCAGAGATATTCGCGGGCAACTGTCTCGCGCTCGGAATTCCAACCGTCACCGCAAGCGAGGAGACCATCGTAGAATTACAGAACTTCGTCGAATCGAACCCAGACGCTGACATATCCATCGACGTGACGGACGAGACGATCACATACGGAGGAGAGACTGTCGACGGACGCGTCGATGATGCGCAGCGATCGGCACTCGTAGAGGGTATCTGGGATACGACGACGCTGATGCGGATGAACAGATCGGAAATCGAATCGACAGCAACTGACCTCCCCTATATCGCTACCGATGACTGA
- the leuC gene encoding 3-isopropylmalate dehydratase large subunit, with translation MSRGTLYDKVWEHHKVTELPNGQDQLFVGLHLIHEVTSPQAFGMLRERELEVARPDLTHATVDHIVPTTDQSRPLGDDAAEEMMSELEENVNQSDITFDHPKTGDQGIVHVIGPEQGLSQPGMTIVCGDSHTSTHGAFGALAFGIGTSQIRDVLATQTIAMNKKKVRQIRVTGQLGEHVTAKDVILTIIRELGTDGGVGYVYEYAGEAIESLGMQGRMSICNMSIEGGARAGYVNPDETTYEWLRDTDEFADDPERFEELKEYWESISSDADAEYDDVVEIDGSEIEPVVTWGTTPGQGVGITEPVPDPATLPADKQETARRSQEHMRVEPGDTMEGYEIDVAFLGSCTNARLSDLREAAGVVEGHEVHPDVRALVVPGSQRVKAAAEAEGLDDVFTAAGFEWRGAGCSMCLGMNDDQLEGDEASASSSNRNFVGRQGSKDGRTVLMSPAMVAAAAVTGEVTDVRTLPEVTVA, from the coding sequence ATGAGCCGAGGAACGCTGTACGATAAGGTGTGGGAGCACCACAAGGTCACCGAACTCCCGAACGGTCAGGATCAGCTGTTCGTCGGTCTCCACCTCATCCACGAGGTGACCAGTCCGCAGGCGTTCGGGATGCTCCGTGAGCGTGAGCTGGAGGTCGCCCGTCCTGACCTCACACACGCAACCGTTGATCACATCGTTCCGACGACAGATCAGTCTCGGCCGTTGGGTGATGATGCGGCCGAGGAGATGATGAGCGAACTGGAGGAGAACGTCAACCAGTCGGATATCACGTTCGACCACCCAAAGACCGGTGATCAGGGAATTGTTCACGTCATCGGTCCCGAACAAGGGCTCTCCCAGCCTGGAATGACGATCGTCTGCGGCGATAGTCACACGTCGACGCACGGAGCATTCGGAGCGCTGGCATTCGGTATCGGTACCAGCCAGATCCGAGACGTGCTCGCCACACAGACGATTGCGATGAACAAAAAGAAGGTTCGACAGATCCGCGTCACTGGCCAACTGGGCGAGCACGTCACTGCCAAGGATGTCATCCTCACAATCATCCGTGAGTTAGGAACCGACGGTGGTGTCGGCTACGTCTACGAATACGCCGGTGAAGCAATCGAGTCGCTCGGTATGCAGGGGCGAATGAGCATCTGCAACATGTCTATTGAGGGTGGTGCCCGCGCGGGCTACGTCAATCCCGACGAGACAACGTACGAGTGGCTTCGGGACACCGACGAGTTTGCCGACGATCCCGAGCGCTTCGAGGAGTTGAAAGAGTATTGGGAATCCATCAGTAGCGACGCTGACGCCGAATACGACGACGTCGTTGAGATCGATGGATCGGAGATCGAACCGGTCGTCACGTGGGGAACGACGCCCGGACAGGGCGTCGGCATCACGGAGCCAGTCCCCGATCCCGCAACGCTCCCGGCGGATAAACAAGAGACGGCCCGGCGCTCACAGGAACACATGCGCGTCGAACCGGGAGACACGATGGAAGGCTACGAAATCGATGTCGCATTCCTTGGATCGTGTACAAACGCCCGACTGTCTGATCTCCGCGAAGCGGCCGGTGTCGTCGAGGGACACGAAGTCCATCCGGACGTGCGAGCGCTGGTGGTACCAGGGAGTCAGCGCGTCAAGGCTGCTGCCGAAGCCGAGGGATTGGACGACGTCTTCACCGCTGCCGGCTTCGAATGGCGCGGCGCGGGCTGTTCGATGTGTCTTGGTATGAACGACGATCAACTCGAAGGCGACGAGGCGAGCGCGAGTTCGTCCAATCGTAATTTCGTCGGCCGACAAGGGAGCAAAGACGGACGGACTGTTCTGATGAGTCCCGCGATGGTTGCTGCTGCCGCGGTCACGGGCGAAGTGACCGACGTTCGCACGCTCCCGGAGGTGACTGTCGCATGA
- the ilvC gene encoding ketol-acid reductoisomerase — MSEERATIYYDEDADRKAIENKTVAVLGYGSQGHAHAQNLDDSGINVVVGLREDSSSWDAAEDAGLAVATPAEAAAEADIVSVLVPDTVQPAVYEQIRDGLEAGDTLQFAHGFNIHYGQIEPPSDVDVTMIAPKSPGHLVRRNYEAGEGTPGLLAIYQDATGTAKAEALAYAQALGCARAGVVETTFREETETDLFGEQAVLCGGVTSLVKHGYETLVDAGYSPEMAYFECMNELKLIVDLMYEGGLAEMWNSVSDTAEYGGLTRGDQIVDEHARDRMEETLEAVQNGEFAREWVMENRAGRPSYTQRRQAEMNHDIESVGAELRELFAWSEEEAESEDEEQEQERMRAD, encoded by the coding sequence ATGTCAGAAGAACGCGCAACGATATACTACGACGAAGACGCAGACAGGAAAGCGATCGAGAACAAGACCGTAGCCGTACTCGGCTACGGTAGTCAGGGTCATGCCCACGCACAGAACTTAGACGACAGCGGTATCAACGTCGTCGTCGGTCTCCGAGAAGATTCTTCTTCGTGGGATGCCGCAGAAGATGCGGGGCTGGCGGTTGCAACGCCTGCTGAGGCTGCCGCTGAGGCCGACATCGTGTCGGTACTCGTCCCAGACACTGTCCAACCGGCGGTGTACGAGCAGATTCGTGATGGGCTGGAAGCGGGCGATACGCTCCAGTTTGCCCACGGATTCAACATCCACTACGGGCAGATTGAGCCGCCGTCGGATGTCGACGTAACGATGATCGCGCCGAAAAGCCCCGGCCATCTCGTTCGGCGGAACTACGAAGCCGGTGAGGGAACGCCCGGTCTCCTTGCGATCTACCAGGATGCAACTGGGACCGCGAAAGCGGAGGCACTCGCGTACGCGCAGGCGCTGGGCTGTGCGCGTGCCGGAGTCGTCGAAACCACGTTCCGCGAGGAAACAGAAACCGATCTGTTTGGTGAGCAAGCTGTCCTCTGTGGCGGCGTCACGAGTCTCGTCAAACACGGATACGAAACGCTCGTTGATGCGGGCTACAGCCCCGAAATGGCCTACTTCGAGTGCATGAACGAGCTGAAGCTGATTGTTGATCTGATGTACGAGGGTGGACTGGCCGAAATGTGGAACTCCGTCTCTGATACGGCCGAATACGGCGGACTGACGCGCGGTGATCAGATCGTCGACGAACACGCCCGCGATCGCATGGAAGAGACCCTTGAAGCGGTTCAGAACGGCGAATTCGCGCGTGAATGGGTCATGGAAAACCGCGCAGGAAGACCGAGCTACACCCAGCGACGACAGGCCGAAATGAACCACGATATCGAGTCAGTCGGAGCCGAGCTGCGCGAACTCTTCGCGTGGAGTGAAGAAGAAGCCGAATCAGAAGACGAAGAACAGGAACAAGAGCGGATGAGAGCGGACTAA
- the ilvN gene encoding acetolactate synthase small subunit, giving the protein MSQGLSGPRPEAREMPDGQRSKHGIRIDPQTGARHEPERTVISALVKHEPGVLSKVSGLVSRRQFNIESLTVGPTTNPESARITLVIEEPDPGVRQVKRQLKKLMPVISVRELGDDAIRRELVVLKVHGDEPDKVHAITQMYDGLTLDAGPRTITVEITGDEQKINDAIDAFQQFGIRELARTGQTALARGEEWTTHAEEERYERACTEPSSNDTEPNTDTK; this is encoded by the coding sequence ATGAGTCAAGGACTCAGCGGCCCCCGTCCCGAAGCACGGGAGATGCCCGATGGACAGCGCTCAAAGCACGGTATCCGTATCGATCCACAGACGGGTGCCAGACACGAACCAGAACGAACGGTCATCTCTGCCCTCGTCAAACACGAACCGGGAGTTCTCTCGAAGGTGTCGGGGTTAGTGAGCCGACGGCAGTTCAACATTGAGAGTCTCACCGTCGGACCGACGACGAACCCCGAGAGTGCACGCATAACCCTCGTTATCGAGGAACCTGATCCGGGTGTCCGGCAAGTCAAACGGCAGCTCAAAAAACTCATGCCGGTCATTTCGGTGCGCGAACTCGGTGATGACGCTATTCGCCGTGAATTGGTCGTCCTGAAAGTTCACGGCGATGAACCGGACAAGGTCCACGCTATCACACAGATGTACGATGGACTGACCCTCGATGCAGGACCCCGTACCATTACCGTCGAAATCACCGGTGACGAGCAGAAAATCAACGACGCAATCGATGCGTTCCAACAGTTCGGGATCCGCGAACTCGCACGCACGGGCCAGACCGCACTCGCGCGCGGTGAAGAATGGACCACGCACGCCGAAGAAGAACGCTACGAACGCGCGTGTACCGAACCTTCGAGCAACGACACAGAACCAAACACAGACACAAAATAA
- the ilvB gene encoding biosynthetic-type acetolactate synthase large subunit, with amino-acid sequence MSEHASTTVPDTDEQHTTDTATSESGTEIESENERTSERQSVVTTGAESVVAALRNVGVEDLFGVQGGAIMPVYDALYSTGSDLNHVTMAHEQGAAHAADAYGQVTGTPGVCMATSGPGATNLATGIADADMDSDPVIALTGQVPTNLVGNDAFQETDTVGVTRPITKANYFAGDSDTVGDVVGEAFMLAREGRPGPTLVDLPKDVTLGDTDTDPDTASLPEYHEITEEPDEKAVREAARVLADAEKPLILSGGGVIKGDASEALRRFAREYQIPVVTTMPGIGSFPEDHELSMEWAGMHGTGYANMAISHCDCLFAIGTRFDDRLTGGIETFAPDAEVIHADIDPAEISKNVHAEYPLIGDAARVIEQMHTEMACTPDANEWREQCVTWKEEYPMTYATPDDEPLKPQFVVEAMDEITPDDAIVTTGVGQHQMWAAQYWSFTEPNTWISSHGLGTMGYGLPAALGAKVAAPDREVVCFDGDGSFLMTVEELSVAVRENLDITVIVLNNEAIGMVRQWQDAFFGQRRMASEYPWIPDFAKLAEAFGAKGFTLRDYDDTADTLQAARAYDGPSVVDAYVDPAENVYPMVSSGGNNAQFALSEDQL; translated from the coding sequence ATGAGCGAGCACGCATCGACAACAGTTCCCGACACAGACGAACAGCACACGACAGATACTGCCACCAGCGAGAGTGGAACCGAAATCGAGAGTGAAAACGAGCGTACAAGCGAACGCCAGTCCGTAGTCACGACAGGAGCCGAATCGGTCGTGGCCGCATTACGGAACGTTGGCGTCGAGGATCTCTTCGGCGTGCAGGGTGGAGCGATTATGCCTGTTTACGACGCATTGTACTCTACGGGCTCCGATCTGAACCACGTCACGATGGCCCACGAGCAGGGCGCAGCCCACGCTGCTGACGCCTACGGGCAGGTCACTGGAACTCCAGGCGTTTGTATGGCCACGTCTGGTCCGGGTGCGACAAATCTCGCGACCGGAATCGCTGACGCCGACATGGACTCTGATCCGGTCATCGCTCTGACCGGGCAGGTCCCAACGAATCTCGTTGGCAACGACGCCTTTCAGGAAACGGATACGGTCGGTGTCACTCGGCCGATCACGAAGGCGAACTACTTCGCCGGCGATTCGGACACCGTCGGTGACGTGGTCGGTGAAGCGTTCATGCTCGCCCGTGAGGGAAGACCCGGGCCAACGCTCGTTGACCTTCCAAAGGATGTCACACTCGGAGACACCGACACCGACCCCGACACTGCCTCACTGCCGGAGTATCACGAAATCACCGAAGAGCCAGACGAAAAAGCGGTTCGTGAGGCTGCACGGGTGCTCGCGGACGCAGAGAAGCCGCTCATCCTCTCTGGTGGCGGCGTCATCAAAGGCGACGCGAGTGAGGCATTGCGTCGTTTCGCACGCGAGTATCAGATCCCGGTCGTCACGACGATGCCAGGTATCGGGAGTTTCCCCGAAGATCACGAGCTATCGATGGAGTGGGCCGGGATGCACGGAACAGGGTACGCGAACATGGCTATCTCACACTGTGATTGTCTGTTTGCGATCGGAACCCGGTTCGATGACCGTCTCACCGGTGGTATCGAGACGTTCGCCCCCGATGCGGAGGTCATTCACGCCGACATCGACCCTGCGGAAATCTCGAAGAACGTTCACGCCGAGTACCCACTGATCGGTGACGCAGCGCGGGTCATCGAGCAGATGCACACCGAGATGGCGTGTACGCCCGATGCCAATGAGTGGCGCGAACAGTGCGTGACGTGGAAAGAGGAGTACCCGATGACGTACGCCACGCCCGATGACGAGCCGTTGAAGCCGCAGTTCGTCGTCGAAGCGATGGACGAAATCACGCCCGATGACGCCATCGTCACGACAGGCGTCGGCCAGCATCAGATGTGGGCAGCGCAGTATTGGTCGTTCACCGAGCCGAACACGTGGATCTCCTCACACGGGCTTGGAACGATGGGCTACGGACTGCCCGCCGCGCTCGGGGCGAAGGTTGCCGCTCCGGATCGTGAGGTCGTCTGTTTCGATGGCGATGGCTCGTTCCTAATGACTGTCGAGGAACTCAGCGTGGCCGTCCGCGAGAATCTCGATATCACCGTGATCGTGCTCAACAACGAGGCGATCGGGATGGTTCGCCAGTGGCAGGATGCCTTCTTCGGGCAGCGCCGGATGGCGTCCGAATATCCGTGGATCCCCGACTTCGCAAAGTTGGCCGAGGCGTTCGGTGCGAAGGGCTTTACGCTCCGTGATTACGACGACACCGCGGACACGCTTCAGGCAGCCCGCGCGTACGATGGTCCGAGCGTCGTAGATGCATACGTCGATCCCGCAGAGAACGTCTACCCAATGGTGTCAAGTGGCGGCAACAACGCTCAATTCGCGCTTTCGGAGGATCAACTATGA
- a CDS encoding DUF5779 family protein produces the protein MEEFDLDLLAAEDQLDEEDADNRIILDVLDGTTPPAEWIGAIREGFVLVLAIEGDLNELAAEFARKIKDMGGHLVHFRGFLIVTPPGIHVDMDRLG, from the coding sequence ATGGAGGAATTCGATCTCGATCTACTAGCTGCCGAGGATCAATTGGACGAAGAAGATGCAGACAATCGGATCATCCTCGACGTACTCGACGGAACGACGCCGCCTGCCGAATGGATCGGCGCCATTCGAGAAGGGTTCGTACTCGTTCTCGCGATCGAAGGTGACCTAAACGAACTCGCCGCTGAATTCGCGCGCAAGATCAAGGATATGGGTGGTCATCTCGTTCACTTCCGCGGGTTTTTGATTGTCACTCCACCAGGTATTCACGTCGATATGGATCGACTAGGGTAA
- a CDS encoding VOC family protein produces the protein MSLSLRWLALEVKYLDRALSFYQRHLDLPAVRKTDTEAVLTAGETEIVLRRPSGVPRGGLHTHYAFSTPAHEYSDWWNRLSQHFDLAEYEFGETKSLYFYDTEGNCVEIGQTANTNAESESKGEGTNERERESGVSGRGITGVFEVVLEVESLDRAESFYTSLGFTVVDRGSDRQRIRLTTGSFDLELWEPQLGIADARGGVHVDLGLGTGDQTPEALLDRIDRPASVERLDTGIRVTDPDGHYVTLV, from the coding sequence ATGTCGCTGTCACTCAGATGGCTTGCCCTCGAAGTCAAGTATCTCGACCGAGCGCTGTCGTTCTACCAACGACACCTCGATCTTCCAGCTGTCCGCAAGACCGACACTGAAGCCGTTCTCACGGCGGGAGAGACAGAAATCGTGCTCCGGCGCCCGAGCGGTGTCCCTCGTGGCGGGTTGCACACCCACTACGCGTTCTCGACGCCGGCACACGAATACAGCGACTGGTGGAATCGCCTCTCTCAACACTTCGATCTCGCGGAATACGAATTCGGCGAGACGAAGTCACTGTACTTCTACGATACCGAAGGCAACTGCGTCGAAATCGGACAGACAGCAAATACAAACGCTGAAAGTGAAAGCAAGGGAGAGGGAACGAACGAGCGAGAACGCGAATCCGGTGTGAGTGGGCGGGGCATCACGGGTGTCTTCGAAGTTGTTTTGGAGGTCGAATCGCTCGACCGTGCCGAGTCGTTTTATACGTCGCTCGGATTCACAGTCGTCGATCGTGGGAGCGATCGCCAGCGAATACGTCTCACGACTGGCTCGTTCGATCTCGAACTCTGGGAACCACAACTGGGGATCGCCGACGCTCGGGGTGGTGTCCACGTCGACCTCGGACTCGGTACGGGCGATCAAACACCAGAAGCACTGCTCGATCGAATCGACCGACCCGCGTCTGTCGAGCGACTCGACACAGGAATTCGAGTAACGGATCCCGACGGCCACTACGTGACACTCGTGTGA